From a single Lolium rigidum isolate FL_2022 chromosome 7, APGP_CSIRO_Lrig_0.1, whole genome shotgun sequence genomic region:
- the LOC124669986 gene encoding peroxidase 2-like: MAATLGFCGIVALIFLSAALGSAQLSTDFYDETCPDALDIIEDAVRAAVSKESRMGASLLRLHFHDCFVNGCDGSVLLDGATGEKNAVPNKSSLRGFEVVDDIKTQLEESCAKVVSCADILAVAARDSVVALGGPTWDVELGRRDGSTSSQDAANTDLPAPTSDLGALIKAFSDKGLTAKDMVALSGAHTIGQARCVNFRGRLYNENATLDSTLATSLKAKCPSTDGNGDDTTSPLDPSTSYVFDNFYYKNLLRNKGLLHSDQQLFNGGSADAQTTGYASGMGAGFFDDFRVAMVKMGGIGVVTGTSGQVRVNCRKAN, translated from the exons ATGGCAGCCACCTTGGGTTTCTGCGGCATCGTGGCCTTGATCTTCTTATCTGCCGCGCTTGGTTCAGCTCAGCTTTCCACTGATTTCTACGACGAAACCTGCCCCGACGCTCTGGACATCATCGAGGACGCCGTGCGAGCCGCCGTCTCCAAAGAATCTCGCATGGGAGCGTCATTGCTGCGCCTCCACTTCCACGACTGTTTTGTCAAT GGCTGTGACGGGTCAGTGCTGCTCGATGGCGCCACTGGCGAGAAGAACGCGGTGCCCAACAAGAGCTCCCTTCGCGGCTTCGAGGTGGTCGACGACATCAAGACGCAGCTCGAGGAGTCCTGCGCCAAGGTCGTGTCCTGTGCCGacatcctcgccgtcgccgcccgcgACTCCGTCGTCGCC CTGGGAGGCCCCACGTGGGACGTGGAGCTTGGCAGGAGGGACGGCTCGACGTCGAGCCAGGACGCCGCGAACACCGACCTCCCGGCGCCGACCTCTGACCTCGGCGCCCTGATCAAGGCCTTCTCGGACAAGGGCCTCACCGCCAAGGACATGGTCGCGCTCTCCGGCGCGCACACCATCGGCCAGGCACGGTGCGTCAACTTCCGCGGCCGTCTCTACAACGAGAACGCCACCCTCGACTCGACGCTCGCCACGTCGCTGAAAGCGAAATGCCCGTCGACGGACGGCAACGGCGACGACACCACCTCGCCGCTCGACCCCTCCACGTCCTACGTCTTCgacaacttctactacaaaaaccTTTTGCGCAACAAGGGCCTGCTGCACTCGGACCAGCAGCTGTTCAACGGCGGCTCCGCAGACGCGCAGACCACCGGGTACGCGTCCGGCATGGGCGCCGGCTTCTTCGACGACTTCCGTGTCGCCATGGTGAAGATGGGCGGCATCGGCGTTGTCACCGGAACCAGCGGCCAGGTCAGGGTGAACTGCAGGAAGGCAAACTGA